The following coding sequences are from one Longimicrobiales bacterium window:
- the qhpC gene encoding quinohemoprotein amine dehydrogenase subunit gamma, which produces MKHLKPINQKANRIEAWVAHEVAVAKGDEMDVVGLRTPPHEEGGPHFPLGCSLVFSPGWEVDSQGGTAGLCQPVERDIFDCHISCFWPAHVPDQLNHAPDWTGQCASAQKDWRKLDLIFP; this is translated from the coding sequence ATGAAACACCTAAAACCGATAAACCAGAAGGCCAATCGAATCGAAGCCTGGGTCGCGCACGAGGTCGCGGTGGCCAAGGGCGACGAGATGGACGTCGTAGGACTGCGAACCCCGCCGCACGAAGAGGGCGGACCGCACTTTCCACTGGGGTGCTCCCTGGTTTTCTCACCCGGATGGGAAGTCGACAGTCAGGGGGGTACGGCCGGACTCTGTCAGCCCGTCGAACGCGACATCTTCGACTGTCACATCTCGTGCTTCTGGCCAGCACACGTGCCGGATCAGCTGAACCACGCCCCCGACTGGACCGGGCAGTGTGCATCGGCGCAGAAGGACTGGCGCAAGCTTGACCTCATCTTCCCCTAG
- a CDS encoding ABC transporter ATP-binding protein, whose protein sequence is MTFVDPHFRRALTYVRPYLGALVPVVVLALASTLLTLALPYLSKVLIDDAIGGQDFPLLLRISVLFFAITLLSFGFNVFSGMRYTRVSAAILFDMRLDLYRHLQKLSPRFYARTPLGDIVSRINGDIGEIQRVITEAALSWFGQVVAFVGTVAMLVYLDWQLFLVGLLVMPPSLLALVRYRRGLEDRVRVLRERSANIGSFLIETLQGMRTVVGSNAQPREINRFRGRNDSFVEALLSMRLFTYIWGGLPGLMLTAGTSAVFVYGGYRVINGATTLGTFVAFMAYQSRLMTPVQGLMGIYTNLATARASLVRVHELLEATPDVAETEASTRLTECRGSLTLEEVSYGFGRGTEGLVGVNLEIPAGQIVAIVGSSGSGKSTLADLFSRQLDPNQGRVLLDEEDLTTLALADVRRHVAVVEQDPFLFHVSVADNVGYARPDATRAEVTEAIDAAGLGNLVRTMPEGADTVVGERGRQFSAGERQRLAIARAFLSNPSVLVLDEATGALDPSSEAAVLEGYRRVMRGRTTVIITHRLDLARQSERVIVLKDGQVVEDGPPGVLEAEGQAFRDLFLDVLAG, encoded by the coding sequence GTGACATTCGTTGACCCACACTTCCGGCGAGCGCTGACCTACGTACGTCCGTACCTGGGTGCTCTCGTGCCGGTCGTTGTGCTGGCGCTGGCGTCGACACTCCTCACGCTGGCCCTTCCCTATTTGTCGAAGGTCCTGATCGACGATGCGATCGGAGGGCAGGACTTTCCGCTTCTCCTGCGCATCTCAGTCCTGTTCTTCGCAATTACACTGCTCTCTTTCGGATTCAACGTCTTTTCAGGCATGCGTTACACGAGGGTCTCGGCCGCCATCCTGTTCGATATGCGGCTCGACCTTTACCGGCACCTTCAAAAGCTCTCTCCCCGTTTCTACGCTCGGACGCCTCTCGGCGACATCGTCTCCCGGATCAACGGAGATATCGGGGAGATCCAGCGCGTCATCACCGAAGCCGCACTGTCCTGGTTCGGACAGGTCGTCGCCTTCGTCGGAACGGTCGCCATGCTCGTGTACCTCGATTGGCAACTTTTCCTAGTAGGCCTGCTCGTCATGCCACCCTCGCTCTTGGCTCTGGTCCGATATCGACGCGGGTTGGAGGATCGTGTTCGTGTCCTGCGGGAACGAAGCGCCAACATCGGGTCGTTCCTCATCGAAACACTTCAGGGAATGCGAACCGTCGTCGGATCGAATGCTCAGCCAAGGGAAATCAATCGCTTCCGGGGACGGAACGACTCGTTCGTGGAAGCCCTCCTCTCCATGCGCCTCTTCACCTACATCTGGGGCGGGCTCCCCGGGCTGATGCTGACCGCGGGGACGAGCGCAGTCTTCGTGTACGGCGGCTATCGCGTCATTAACGGGGCCACCACGCTGGGGACGTTCGTGGCCTTCATGGCCTACCAGTCCCGACTGATGACGCCCGTGCAGGGTCTCATGGGTATCTACACAAACCTCGCCACGGCCCGAGCGTCACTTGTCCGCGTCCACGAGCTGCTAGAGGCCACGCCCGATGTTGCCGAAACGGAAGCATCGACCAGGCTCACCGAGTGTCGGGGATCCCTGACCCTCGAGGAGGTGAGCTATGGTTTCGGCCGCGGGACAGAGGGGCTGGTTGGCGTCAATCTCGAGATCCCTGCTGGACAGATCGTGGCAATCGTCGGTTCCAGCGGCAGCGGGAAGTCGACCCTGGCTGATCTCTTCTCGCGGCAACTCGATCCGAACCAGGGACGGGTGCTCCTCGATGAGGAGGACCTTACGACGCTGGCGCTCGCAGATGTTCGTCGTCACGTCGCCGTGGTCGAGCAAGATCCATTCCTATTCCATGTCTCGGTTGCAGATAACGTCGGGTACGCCCGACCCGACGCGACCCGTGCTGAGGTGACCGAGGCGATCGACGCCGCTGGGCTTGGAAATCTGGTCCGCACGATGCCAGAGGGAGCCGACACAGTGGTCGGAGAACGTGGCCGTCAGTTCTCTGCGGGAGAACGACAGCGTCTCGCAATCGCGCGGGCCTTTCTGTCGAATCCGTCAGTGCTCGTGCTCGACGAAGCGACTGGCGCACTGGATCCGTCCTCCGAAGCCGCAGTGCTCGAGGGATATAGGAGGGTGATGCGTGGCCGGACGACCGTGATCATCACACATCGCCTCGACCTCGCGCGGCAATCCGAGCGAGTCATCGTGCTCAAGGACGGCCAGGTCGTAGAGGACGGACCGCCAGGAGTCCTCGAAGCTGAAGGTCAGGCGTTTCGAGACCTGTTCCTTGATGTGCTGGCGGGATGA
- a CDS encoding S8 family serine peptidase, translated as MTDDTGPDRAVIHVAVIDSGAHTPHPHLPEVANGVAFDLEGRESDDWVDRLGHGTAAAAAIHEKAPTARLNIVKVFDRELATTVSTLVRAIDWASQREIHLINLSLGTPNAFREEELAPAVERAIARGSIIVSAQEHDGRIWYPGSMKGVVGVVMDPAQPREQIAVTEVGSGTTLQASPFARPIPGIPPERNLNGISFAVANVSGVLAGILAERPDVRSASGAIGLI; from the coding sequence ATGACGGACGACACCGGACCCGATCGTGCCGTGATTCATGTGGCCGTCATCGACAGCGGAGCTCACACGCCCCATCCACACCTCCCCGAGGTGGCAAACGGCGTCGCCTTCGACCTAGAGGGCCGCGAATCCGACGACTGGGTCGACCGACTTGGCCACGGCACGGCAGCGGCCGCCGCGATCCACGAGAAGGCGCCCACAGCGAGGCTCAATATCGTCAAAGTCTTCGATCGTGAACTCGCGACGACGGTCTCCACGCTCGTGCGGGCAATCGACTGGGCGTCCCAGCGAGAGATCCACCTCATCAATCTGAGTCTAGGGACACCCAACGCCTTCCGTGAAGAGGAGCTCGCCCCTGCGGTGGAGCGGGCAATCGCTCGTGGTTCTATCATCGTTTCTGCGCAGGAGCACGACGGCAGAATCTGGTATCCGGGGTCGATGAAGGGTGTTGTGGGTGTCGTCATGGACCCGGCACAACCCCGTGAGCAGATCGCAGTGACGGAGGTGGGTAGCGGCACCACTCTTCAAGCATCTCCGTTCGCGCGTCCCATCCCAGGCATACCTCCCGAGAGAAACCTCAACGGAATCAGCTTCGCCGTGGCCAACGTTTCGGGTGTACTGGCGGGAATTCTGGCAGAGCGTCCGGACGTGCGATCGGCGAGCGGGGCGATCGGGCTGATCTGA
- a CDS encoding alpha-hydroxy acid oxidase: protein MRLLEIRKDVQRRDFLRWLAASPLLASAGGLAGLEPIIAQEAPRRVFDDIIQSAGEALDVWDMQRAAEATVPHAHYGYIMTGVDGEETYGNNRAALERLYLRARRLIDVSTLDTKVNLFGQEWPTPLMIAPCGSQRAFHPEGELAVARAAAARTHLQTLSTVSSTAVEEVNEARGEPVWYQLYVGGPGPTHWEGVTALVNRTREAGCPTIVLTVDLIGGSNRVTLDRYRRTDDRDCTNCHKSGGRADPVKPNLRGLPQGPREAGIGRDMTWDFIHRLRDITDQKIIVKGLVTREDAEESLRNGIDAIWVSNHGGRAEGDGRATIDALPEVSDAISGRMPIIVDSGFRRGSDLVKGIARGATAVAVGRPYLWGLGAFGQEGVERVLELLMREMEITMRAIGAPSLESLGPHSIGVD from the coding sequence ATGCGACTCCTTGAGATCCGTAAAGACGTGCAGCGACGTGATTTCCTGCGTTGGCTCGCCGCCAGTCCACTACTCGCGTCCGCCGGGGGCCTGGCAGGCCTCGAGCCGATCATCGCGCAGGAGGCCCCGCGCAGAGTCTTCGACGACATCATACAGAGCGCAGGCGAAGCACTTGACGTCTGGGATATGCAGCGGGCGGCCGAAGCCACCGTCCCACACGCCCACTACGGCTACATCATGACTGGTGTGGACGGGGAAGAGACGTACGGGAACAACCGAGCGGCTCTCGAGCGGCTCTACCTCAGAGCCCGTCGACTCATCGACGTGTCGACCCTAGACACGAAGGTGAATCTCTTCGGCCAAGAGTGGCCCACGCCGCTCATGATCGCACCATGCGGCAGTCAGCGAGCCTTCCACCCCGAGGGAGAGCTGGCCGTAGCACGCGCAGCGGCTGCCCGGACGCACCTGCAGACGCTCTCGACAGTGTCGTCTACAGCGGTCGAAGAAGTGAACGAGGCACGGGGCGAGCCCGTTTGGTATCAACTCTACGTGGGTGGGCCCGGGCCTACACACTGGGAGGGTGTCACTGCGCTCGTGAACAGGACCCGGGAAGCGGGCTGCCCCACGATCGTTCTCACCGTGGACCTGATCGGCGGGAGTAACCGCGTCACGCTCGACCGATACAGACGCACCGATGATCGGGACTGCACGAACTGCCACAAGAGCGGAGGACGGGCAGACCCCGTGAAACCGAATCTCCGAGGGCTACCGCAGGGTCCACGAGAGGCGGGGATCGGGCGAGACATGACCTGGGACTTCATTCACCGCCTGCGCGACATCACAGACCAGAAGATCATCGTGAAGGGGCTGGTGACGAGAGAGGACGCCGAAGAGTCCCTGCGCAACGGAATCGACGCGATATGGGTGTCCAACCACGGGGGTCGTGCCGAGGGTGACGGGCGCGCCACGATCGACGCTCTTCCTGAGGTTTCGGATGCCATCTCGGGCAGGATGCCGATCATCGTGGACAGCGGCTTCCGGCGTGGCTCTGACCTCGTGAAAGGCATCGCACGCGGAGCAACCGCAGTGGCTGTTGGGCGGCCCTACCTATGGGGTCTTGGAGCGTTCGGGCAGGAGGGCGTCGAGCGCGTCCTCGAGCTTCTCATGCGAGAAATGGAGATCACGATGCGCGCGATCGGGGCGCCGTCTCTCGAGTCGCTTGGACCTCACTCGATCGGAGTGGACTGA
- a CDS encoding tetratricopeptide repeat protein: MSLRLILRVTARAPALSLFLGGLLPSTGMAQATTAADGRLLESIDYYTGVAGTVDDSRAQLLLLEVAADPDDVLAQMWMARVYSTGRMGFERDVERARTISSEVIDEIRDLANAGDIEAIFLMGTAYDEALGVASDFPEARLWYGRAAELGHVLAAHNVGNMYSDGRGVEVDHEAAARWWVRAASAGDVIPALRLGEAFEAGRGVEQSLDSARGWYGKAAAAGNAAAAEALARLRRPSWTALGIIYMPPAP; encoded by the coding sequence ATGAGCCTCAGGCTCATCCTCCGAGTCACCGCACGCGCGCCAGCCTTGTCGCTGTTCCTGGGAGGTCTGCTTCCTTCAACCGGAATGGCACAGGCGACGACGGCCGCCGACGGGCGGCTCCTCGAATCGATCGACTACTACACCGGCGTCGCGGGCACCGTAGACGACTCTCGGGCGCAGTTGCTGCTGCTCGAAGTCGCGGCCGATCCGGACGACGTGCTCGCTCAGATGTGGATGGCCCGGGTCTACTCGACCGGCAGGATGGGCTTCGAACGAGACGTCGAGCGAGCGCGAACAATCTCCAGTGAAGTGATCGACGAGATTCGTGACCTGGCCAACGCAGGCGATATCGAAGCCATCTTTCTCATGGGCACGGCGTACGACGAAGCTCTCGGCGTGGCCAGCGACTTCCCGGAGGCGCGGCTCTGGTATGGGCGCGCAGCTGAGCTCGGGCACGTCCTCGCTGCGCACAACGTGGGTAACATGTACAGCGATGGCCGTGGAGTTGAGGTGGACCACGAGGCCGCCGCTAGATGGTGGGTGCGAGCAGCCAGCGCGGGTGACGTGATCCCTGCGCTGCGTTTGGGAGAGGCCTTCGAGGCAGGACGAGGGGTGGAGCAGAGTCTCGACTCGGCCCGTGGCTGGTACGGGAAAGCTGCCGCCGCGGGGAACGCAGCGGCCGCCGAGGCCCTGGCACGTCTGAGGCGCCCTAGCTGGACCGCCTTGGGCATCATCTACATGCCGCCGGCACCCTGA
- a CDS encoding peptidase dimerization domain-containing protein — protein sequence MTAHPGRNHLTLTAIRGWLLTGALTLFCAGLTATPTSAQDARLDNWKSQLVAYIQGQEQFTANMVDQIFSYGELGFQEFETSRYLVQLLKDNGFSVEEGIAGIPTAWVATWGEGEPKISLGTDIDNIPKASQTPGVACHLPLVDGAPGHGEGHNSGMAVQITAALAVKDLMEREDLPGTIQIWPGVAEELVGTKAYYVREGIFSDVDIVLYAHVGSNLSTNWGMTPGTGLISAMFTFEGFAAHAGGSPWRGRSAADAANLMEVGWNFRREHLRTQHRSHSVIYDGGDQPNVVPSEASVWFYFREKNYPQIRDLFTIGDSVAQGAAMMTGTTLRPARIIGSAWPGHFNKVIAETLYSNIERVGLPEWTDGDQRFARATQEEVDGPTTGLATELSPLRGGLTEAQRTAGYADDIGDISWNVPTATLSFPSNIPGLPGHNWANAIAMATPIAHKGATQGAMAQAMTVLDFMVTPELVQSAWSYFNDVQTVDLQYSPFIRPTDQPAIEMNADIMDEFREEMQPFYFDSERYNSYLEQLGVSYPTLRQPDGQCRIGSISDQGAGGM from the coding sequence CACGTCTCGATAACTGGAAGTCGCAGTTGGTCGCGTACATCCAGGGGCAGGAGCAGTTCACCGCCAACATGGTGGACCAGATATTCAGTTACGGAGAACTGGGGTTCCAGGAGTTCGAGACCTCGCGCTATCTCGTCCAGCTTCTGAAGGACAATGGCTTCAGTGTCGAAGAGGGGATAGCGGGTATCCCTACTGCCTGGGTCGCAACCTGGGGTGAGGGTGAGCCAAAGATCTCCTTGGGCACGGACATCGATAACATCCCGAAGGCATCACAGACCCCGGGTGTGGCTTGTCATCTTCCCCTCGTCGACGGGGCGCCTGGGCACGGGGAGGGGCACAACTCCGGCATGGCGGTCCAGATTACGGCGGCGCTCGCCGTGAAGGACCTCATGGAGAGAGAGGACCTGCCGGGGACGATCCAGATATGGCCTGGGGTCGCAGAAGAGTTGGTCGGGACCAAGGCGTACTACGTACGAGAAGGGATCTTCTCCGACGTGGACATCGTCCTGTATGCTCATGTCGGCTCAAATCTTTCCACGAACTGGGGTATGACGCCGGGCACCGGGCTCATCTCGGCGATGTTCACCTTCGAAGGGTTCGCGGCGCATGCGGGTGGCTCTCCCTGGAGAGGGCGCAGCGCAGCCGATGCTGCCAATCTCATGGAGGTCGGCTGGAACTTCCGGAGGGAGCACCTGCGCACGCAGCACCGCTCACACTCGGTCATCTATGACGGGGGAGATCAGCCGAACGTTGTTCCGTCCGAGGCATCGGTCTGGTTCTACTTCCGCGAGAAGAACTACCCACAGATCCGCGACCTCTTCACCATCGGTGACTCCGTTGCTCAGGGCGCGGCCATGATGACCGGGACCACGTTGCGGCCCGCGCGGATCATTGGCTCCGCGTGGCCCGGTCACTTCAACAAGGTCATCGCTGAGACGCTGTATTCGAACATCGAAAGGGTTGGGCTCCCCGAGTGGACCGACGGGGATCAGCGCTTCGCGAGGGCCACACAGGAAGAGGTCGATGGTCCGACGACCGGACTCGCGACCGAGCTCTCACCACTCCGAGGCGGGCTGACGGAGGCCCAGCGCACCGCCGGCTATGCCGATGACATCGGAGACATTTCCTGGAACGTCCCCACCGCCACGCTGTCCTTCCCATCAAACATCCCGGGGCTGCCCGGTCACAACTGGGCGAACGCGATCGCAATGGCAACGCCCATCGCTCACAAGGGTGCAACGCAGGGTGCGATGGCGCAGGCGATGACGGTGCTCGACTTCATGGTCACCCCAGAACTGGTCCAGTCTGCCTGGAGCTACTTCAACGATGTGCAGACCGTAGACCTGCAATACTCTCCCTTCATTCGTCCGACCGATCAGCCCGCGATCGAAATGAATGCGGACATAATGGATGAGTTTCGCGAAGAGATGCAGCCCTTCTACTTCGATTCCGAACGGTACAACTCCTACCTCGAGCAGCTCGGTGTTTCCTATCCGACGCTACGGCAGCCGGATGGTCAGTGCAGGATTGGATCCATCAGCGATCAGGGTGCCGGCGGCATGTAG